Proteins found in one Panicum hallii strain FIL2 chromosome 4, PHallii_v3.1, whole genome shotgun sequence genomic segment:
- the LOC112890574 gene encoding UDP-glycosyltransferase 73E1-like → MTSQGQSATLGRGDAENDAGGSKAAHFVFVPLREQGHLIPAVDTALLLATHGAVCTIVAPPSTAALVRPTVDSARRSGLQVRLAEFPLDYATAGLPEGVDDGDSIPPMHVWNYYRAMALLRAPIESYLRAHAPYPTCVVSDFVHPWTTELAANLGVPRLTFFSMCTFGLLCQHNLERFHAWDGVEDPNEPVVVPGLGRRFVVTRAQAPGFFRGIPIPCWEEFADYVERARAEADGVIVNTFEEMEPEYVAGYAAARKMKVWTVGPVSTYHQRRTTLASRGLRTSAIDPEECRRWLDGRAPGSVVYVSFGSISQADPKQVVELGLGLEASGHPFVWMLRNADGYDEAVRGFLRELEARVAGRGLLVRGWAPQLLVLSHNAVGGFVTHCGWNSTLEAVAAGLPVVTWPHFTDQFLNEKMAVEVLGIGVSVGVTEPLTYQAVAKEIVVGRGVVEAAVRSVMGDGEEAEGRRRRARALAAMARAAAQPGGSSHANLLDLVERFQPGAAGGAAASEV, encoded by the coding sequence ATGACTAGCCAAGGACAATCAGCGACCCTCGGCCGGGGAGACGCGGAGAACGACGCCGGCGGCTCCAAGGCGGCGCACTTCGTGTTCGTCCCGCTGAGGGAGCAGGGCCACCTGATCCCGGCCGTCGACACCGCGCTGCTGCTCGCCACCCACGGCGCGGTCTGCACCATCGTCGCCCCCCCGTCCACGGCCGCGCTGGTGCGCCCGACCGTCGATTCCGCCCGGCGCTCCGGCCTGCAGGTCCGGCTCGCCGAGTTCCCGCTCGACTACGCCACGGCCGGCTTGCCGGAAGGGGTGGACGACGGCGACAGCATCCCGCCGATGCACGTGTGGAACTACTACCGCGCCATGGCGCTCCTCCGCGCGCCGATCGAGAGCTACctccgcgcgcacgcgccgtaCCCGACCTGCGTCGTGTCGGACTTCGTCCACCCGTGGACCACGGAGCTCGCCGCCAACCTCGGCGTCCCGCGGCTGACCTTCTTCAGCATGTGCACCTTCGGGCTCCTCTGCCAGCACAACCTCGAACGGTTCCACGCGTGGGACGGCGTCGAGGACCCCAACGAGCCGGTCGTCGTGCCGGGCCTGGGGAGAAGATTCGTGGTGACGAGGGCGCAGGCGCCGGGCTTCTTCCGGGGGATCCCGATCCCGTGCTGGGAGGAGTTCGCGGACTACGTGGAGCGCGCGCGGGCCGAGGCCGACGGCGTCATCGTGAACACCTTCGAGGAGATGGAGCCGGAGTACGTCGCCGGGTACGCGGCGGCCCGGAAGATGAAGGTCTGGACCGTCGGGCCGGTGTCGACCTACCACCAGCGCCGCACGACCCTGGCGTCGAGAGGGTTGCGGACGTCCGCCATCGACCCCGAAGAGTGCCGCCGGTGGCTCGACGGCAGGGCGCCAGGCTCCGTCGTGTACGTCAGCTTCGGGAGCATCTCGCAGGCGGATCCCAAGCAGGTCGTGGAGCTCGGCCTCGGGTTGGAGGCGTCGGGGCACCCGTTCGTCTGGATGCTCAGGAACGCCGACGGGTACGACGAGGCGGTCCGCGGGTTCCTGCGCGAGCTCGAGGCGCGCGTGGCGGGGCGCGGCCTGCTCGTCCGGGGGTGGGCGCCGCAGCTGCTGGTCCTGTCCCACAACGCCGTGGGCGGGTTCGTGACGCACTGCGGGTGGAACTCGACGCTGGAGGCCGTCGCGGCGGGGCTGCCGGTGGTGACGTGGCCGCACTTCACGGACCAGTTCCTGAACGAGAAGATGGCCGTGGAGGTGCTGGGCATCGGCGTCAGCGTCGGGGTCACGGAGCCGCTGACGTACCAGGCGGTGGCGAAGGAGATCGTGGTAGGGCGGGGCGTGGTGGAGGCGGCCGTGCGGAGCGTGATGGGCGACggggaggaggccgaggggaggcggcggcgggcgcgcgcgctGGCTGCCATGGCACGGGCGGCCGCGCAGCCGGGCGGGTCGTCGCACGCCAACCTGCTGGATCTGGTCGAGCGCTTCCAGCCGGGCGCAGCAGGTGGCGCTGCCGCGTCAGAGGTGTAG
- the LOC112888475 gene encoding UDP-glycosyltransferase 73C3-like — MGSQGQAAPGGRGDAGGRAHFVFVPLMAQGHLIPAVDTVLLLATHGAVCTIAGTPATAARVRPTVDSARRSGLQVRLVEFPLDYAAAGMPDGADNADNVPAEHMRSYFGAMARLREPIESYLRARAPFPTCVVSDFCHPWTTVLAANLGVPRLSFFSMCAFCLLCQHNVERFKAFEGVAADDEPVVVPGLEKKVAVTRAQAPGFFRGSAAWEVFADYIERARAEADGVIMNTFEEMEPEYVAGYAAARKMKVWAIGPVSLYHQQRAATLAARGYATAAIDAGECLRWLDGKEPGSVVYVSFGSIARAGGKQAVELGLGLEASGHPFIWVVRNAHEYDAAARAFLDELEARVAGRGLLVRGWAPQVLILSHAAVGGFVTHCGWNSTLEAVAAGLPVVTWPHFTDQFLNEKMAVEVLGIGVSVGVTEPLMYRAVEKEIVVGRGVVEAAVRSVMGGGEEAEERRRRARALAAKARVAMQKGGSSHGNLLDLVKRFKAVS, encoded by the coding sequence ATGGGTAGCCAGGGACAAGCGGCACCCGGAGGCCGTGGAGACGCCGGCGGAAGGGCGCACTTCGTGTTCGTCCCGCTGATGGCGCAGGGCCACCTCATCCCGGCCGTCGACACCGTGCTGCTGCTCGCCACCCACGGCGCGGTCTGCACCATCGCCGGGACCCCGGCCACGGCCGCGCGGGTGCGCCCGACCGTCGACTCCGCCCGGCGCTCCGGCCTGCAGGTCCGGCTCGTCGAGTTCCCGCTCGACTACGCCGCGGCCGGCATGCCGGACGGGGCGGACAACGCGGACAACGTCCCGGCGGAGCACATGCGGAGCTACTTCGGCGCCATGGCGCGCCTCCGCGAGCCGATCGAGAGCTAcctccgcgcgcgcgcgccgttcCCGACGTGCGTCGTGTCGGACTTCTGCCACCCCTGGACCACGGTGCTCGCGGCCAACCTCGGGGTCCCGCGGCTCAGCTTCTTCAGCATGTGCGCCTTCTGCCTCCTGTGCCAGCACAATGTCGAGCGGTTCAAAGCCTTCGAAGGCGTCGCCGCCGACGACGAGCCGGTCGTCGTGCCGGGGCTGGAGAAGAAGGTCGCGGTGACGAGAGCGCAGGCGCCGGGCTTCTTCCGGGGGTCGGCGGCGTGGGAGGTGTTCGCGGACTACATCGAGCGCGCGCGGGCCGAGGCTGACGGCGTCATCATGAACACCTTCGAGGAGATGGAGCCGGAGTACGTCGCCGGCTACGCGGCGGCCAGGAAGATGAAAGTCTGGGCCATCGGGCCGGTGTCTCTCTACCACCAGCAGCGCGCCGCGACGCTGGCGGCGAGAGGGtacgccaccgccgccatcgacgCGGGCGAGTgcctccggtggctcgacggcAAGGAGCCCGGCTCCGTCGTCTACGTCAGCTTCGGGAGCATCGCTCGGGCGGGCGGGAAGCAGGCCGTGGAGCTCGGCCTCGGGCTGGAGGCGTCGGGGCACCCGTTCATCTGGGTGGTCAGGAACGCCCACGAGTacgacgcggcggcgcgcgccttCCTGGACGAGCTCGAGGCGCGCGTGGCGGGGCGCGGCCTGCTCGTCCGGGGGTGGGCGCCGCAGGTGCTGATCCTGTCCCACGCCGCGGTGGGCGGGTTCGTGACGCACTGCGGGTGGAACTCGACGCTGGAGGCCGTCGCGGCGGGGCTGCCGGTGGTGACGTGGCCGCACTTCACGGACCAGTTCCTGAACGAGAAGATGGCAGTCGAGGTGCTGGGCATCGGCGTCAGCGTCGGGGTCACGGAGCCGCTCATGTACCGGGCGGTGGAGAAGGAGATCGTGGTGGGGCGGGGCGTGGTGGAGGCGGCCGTGAGGAGCGTgatgggcggcggggaggaggcggaggagaggcggcggcgggcccgcGCGCTCGCGGCCAAGGCGAGGGTGGCTATGCAGAAAGGCGGGTCGTCGCACGGCAACCTGCTGGATTTGGTCAAGCGCTTCAAGGCCGTTTCTTGA